The Planctomycetota bacterium genome window below encodes:
- a CDS encoding beta-ketoacyl synthase N-terminal-like domain-containing protein, which produces MKGPAGIVSASLSFWEGPVPADLEARLPQPNSLRRGGDAARAAVAAAADAFRAAGVRVSERTGAYVGQQQIPLAYCAEFLEQSYREGPRFASPLLFSESVANNAATHLSLTFGMTGPLQTFIGSRAAGLQALAAAAEDLAEGIVDAALVVVLSFSHELTGA; this is translated from the coding sequence GTGAAGGGCCCCGCCGGAATCGTATCCGCGTCGCTCTCCTTTTGGGAAGGCCCGGTTCCGGCGGATCTCGAGGCGCGCCTGCCTCAGCCCAACAGCCTTCGGCGCGGGGGGGATGCGGCCCGCGCGGCCGTGGCGGCCGCGGCGGACGCCTTCCGCGCCGCCGGGGTGCGCGTCTCCGAACGCACGGGGGCGTACGTCGGCCAGCAGCAGATCCCCTTGGCTTACTGCGCCGAGTTCCTGGAGCAGTCCTACCGGGAAGGCCCCCGATTCGCCAGCCCCCTTCTTTTTTCCGAGTCCGTGGCCAACAACGCCGCCACGCACCTCTCGCTCACCTTCGGCATGACGGGACCGCTTCAGACCTTCATCGGGAGCCGCGCCGCCGGCCTTCAGGCGCTGGCCGCGGCGGCCGAGGACCTCGCCGAGGGCATCGTGGACGCCGCGCTCGTCGTGGTCCTGAGCTTCTCCCACGAACTGACGGGCGCGG